The Mauremys reevesii isolate NIE-2019 linkage group 1, ASM1616193v1, whole genome shotgun sequence genome has a segment encoding these proteins:
- the RPL21 gene encoding 60S ribosomal protein L21, with the protein MTNTKGKRRGTRYMFSRPFRKHGVVPLATYMRIYKKGDIVDIKGMGTVQQGMPHKCYHGKTGRVFNITQHAVGIIVNKQVKGKILAKRISVRIEHIKHSKSRDSFLQRVKENERKKKEAKEKGTWFELKRQPAPPREAHFVRTNGKEPELLEPIPYEFMA; encoded by the exons ATGACAAACacaaaggggaaaaggagagggacACGTTATATGTTCTCAAGGCCATTTCGCAAACATG GAGTTGTCCCTCTGGCCACCTATATGCGAATCTACAAGAAGGGTGATATTGTGGACATCAAG GGCATGGGTACTGTTCAACAAGGTATGCCCCACAAGTGTTACCATGGCAAGACTGGAAGGGTATTTAACATTACTCAGCATGCTGTTGGCATTATTGTAAACAAACAGGTTAA AGGCAAGATTCTCGCCAAGAGAATAAGTGTGCGTATTGAGCATATTAAGCACTCTAAGAGCAGAGACAGCTTCCTGCAGCGTgtgaaagaaaatgaaaggaagaaaaaggaagcaaagGAAAAAGGCACTTGGTTTGAACTGAAACGCCAG CCTGCTCCACCCAGAGAAGCACACTTTGTGAGAACCAATGGCAAAGAGCCAGAGCTGCTGGAGCCAATTCCCTATGAATTCATGGCATAG